The following proteins are co-located in the Brevibacillus laterosporus DSM 25 genome:
- a CDS encoding acetyl-CoA C-acetyltransferase, translated as MREVVIVAGARTAVGKSKRGSLKDVHPVDLGAYVVEDLLRRVPNLDPALIEDIIIGNAVPEAEQGTNMARLIGLRAGLPTNVSGITINRFCSSGLQSIAYAAQQIMCGGADVIIAGGVESMSLVPMVGNKVALNPTLVDTMPEAYMGMGHTAERVAQRYGISREDQDQFAVRSHQRAAAAIAAGKFKDEIVPVPVKQVYVDDNGKRHEKEFVFDTDEGVRTDTNVETLGKLRPAFHVKGSVTAGNSSQTSDGAAAVLVMSREKADELGIKPIARFHSFAVGGVDPDVMGIGPVVAVPKALKQAGLSIQDVDLFELNEAFASQSLAVIRELGIDAEKVNVNGGAVALGHPLGCTGAKLTVSLLNEMKRRQSKYGVVTMCIGGGMGAAGVFEIL; from the coding sequence ATGAGAGAAGTAGTCATCGTGGCAGGAGCACGTACGGCTGTAGGTAAGTCAAAGCGCGGCTCATTAAAGGATGTTCATCCAGTTGATCTGGGCGCATATGTCGTAGAGGATTTGCTTCGCCGTGTTCCGAATCTGGACCCGGCGTTGATTGAGGATATTATTATTGGGAATGCAGTGCCAGAAGCGGAACAAGGAACCAACATGGCTCGTTTAATCGGTCTTCGTGCTGGACTGCCGACCAATGTATCAGGGATTACGATAAACCGTTTTTGTTCATCTGGTTTACAAAGTATCGCTTATGCAGCTCAACAAATCATGTGCGGTGGTGCTGATGTCATCATTGCAGGTGGTGTAGAAAGCATGAGTCTTGTACCGATGGTTGGTAATAAGGTAGCTTTGAACCCAACTTTGGTAGACACGATGCCAGAAGCCTACATGGGCATGGGACATACGGCAGAGAGAGTAGCTCAGCGTTATGGCATTAGCCGTGAGGATCAGGATCAATTCGCGGTAAGAAGCCATCAGCGTGCGGCTGCTGCTATTGCGGCTGGTAAGTTTAAAGATGAGATCGTCCCAGTACCAGTGAAGCAGGTATATGTAGATGACAACGGTAAGCGTCATGAGAAAGAATTTGTATTTGATACGGACGAAGGTGTACGTACTGATACAAATGTTGAAACCTTAGGAAAATTACGACCAGCCTTTCATGTAAAAGGTAGCGTTACAGCGGGTAACTCATCCCAAACTAGCGATGGGGCTGCCGCCGTTCTAGTGATGTCTAGAGAAAAAGCAGATGAATTGGGTATTAAGCCAATCGCTAGATTTCACTCCTTTGCGGTAGGTGGTGTTGATCCTGATGTGATGGGAATTGGCCCGGTTGTTGCTGTTCCAAAAGCCCTGAAGCAGGCTGGACTTAGCATCCAAGATGTAGATTTGTTTGAGTTAAACGAAGCATTTGCCTCGCAATCTTTAGCCGTTATTCGTGAGCTAGGCATTGATGCTGAGAAGGTGAACGTTAATGGTGGTGCAGTCGCATTAGGACATCCTTTGGGATGCACAGGTGCCAAATTAACGGTATCTCTACTCAATGAGATGAAACGACGTCAGTCAAAATACGGTGTTGTAACAATGTGCATCGGTGGCGGTATGGGAGCAGCTGGGGTGTTTGAGATTCTGTAA